A single genomic interval of Malania oleifera isolate guangnan ecotype guangnan chromosome 11, ASM2987363v1, whole genome shotgun sequence harbors:
- the LOC131167264 gene encoding DNA topoisomerase 6 subunit A: protein MADRRKRRRADPSSDSDSDQRVGSKSLPFKKDLKPDSAILSSLQELSKAAAAASSSSNKPRTLTELSLSTNCREVSELELSAVQSSIEHLVIKIARSILSGSGFAFDVPARSAANQLYVPELDRIVLKDKTSLRPYASVATVRKATITARILQLIHQLCIKNIHVTKRDLFYTDVKLFQDQTQSDSILDDVSCMLGCTRSSLNVIAAEKGVVVGRLIFSDNGDMIDCTKMGMGGKAIPPNIDRVGDMQSDALFILLVEKDAAYIRLAEDRFYNRFPCIIVTAKGQPDVATRLFLRKMKVELKLPVLALVDSDPYGLKILSVYGCGSKNMSYDSANLTTPDIKWLGIRPSDLDKYKIPEQCRLPMTEQDIKTGRDMLEEDFVKKNPGWVEELSLMVKTKQKAEIQALSSFGFQYLSEVYLPLKLQQEDWL from the coding sequence ATGGCAGACAGGAGAAAACGCCGGCGAGCAGACCCAAGTTCCGATTCCGATTCAGACCAGAGAGTCGGATCCAAAAGCCTCCCCTTCAAGAAGGACCTGAAACCAGACTCAGCGATCCTCTCATCTCTCCAAGAACTCTCAAAAGCTGCCGCCGCAGCCAGCTCGTCCTCCAACAAGCCCCGCACTCTGACGGAACTATCCCTCTCCACTAACTGCCGCGAGGTCTCCGAACTCGAGCTCTCCGCCGTGCAATCCTCCATCGAACACCTCGTCATCAAGATCGCCCGCTCCATCCTCAGCGGCTCCGGTTTCGCTTTCGACGTCCCCGCCCGCTCCGCCGCCAACCAGCTCTACGTCCCTGAGCTCGACCGCATTGTCCTCAAGGACAAAACCTCCCTCCGCCCATACGCCAGCGTCGCCACCGTCCGCAAAGCCACCATCACCGCTCGCATACTCCAGCTCATCCACCAGCTCTGCATCAAGAACATTCACGTCACCAAGCGTGACCTCTTCTACACCGACGTCAAGCTCTTTCAGGACCAGACCCAATCGGACTCTATTCTCGATGACGTTTCTTGTATGCTCGGCTGTACCCGTTCTAGCCTCAATGTGATCGCCGCCGAGAAAGGGGTTGTTGTGGGCAGACTAATTTTCAGCGATAATGGCGATATGATTGATTGCACCAAAATGGGCATGGGTGGAAAAGCCATTCCGCCCAACATTGATCGGGTTGGGGACATGCAGAGTGATGCTTTGTTCATCCTTCTGGTTGAGAAGGATGCTGCTTATATTAGGTTAGCTGAGGATCGATTCTATAATCGGTTTCCTTGTATAATTGTTACTGCAAAGGGACAACCTGATGTGGCCACCAGACTGTTCTTGAGGAAGATGAAAGTAGAGTTGAAGCTTCCAGTCCTCGCACTTGTGGACAGTGATCCTTATGGATTGAAGATCTTATCAGTTTACGGTTGTGGGTCAAAGAACATGTCATATGACAGTGCAAATTTGACGACGCCGGATATAAAGTGGCTGGGAATTAGGCCAAGCGATTTGGACAAGTATAAGATACCAGAGCAATGTAGGTTACCGATGACAGAGCAGGATATAAAGACCGGAAGGGATATGCTGGAGGAAGACTTTGTGAAGAAGAATCCTGGGTGGGTTGAGGAGCTGAGTTTGATGGTGAAGACAAAGCAGAAGGCTGAAATTCAAGCTTTGAGCTCTTTCGGGTTCCAGTACTTATCAGAGGTCTATTTGCCACTGAAGTTGCAGCAGGAGGATTGGCTGTGA